From Desmodus rotundus isolate HL8 chromosome 12, HLdesRot8A.1, whole genome shotgun sequence, one genomic window encodes:
- the NLRP9 gene encoding NACHT, LRR and PYD domains-containing protein 9, whose protein sequence is MAESFFSDFGLLWYLKELRKEEFWKFKELLKQEPLKLNLNPIPWPDLKKASKEDIAALLDKHYPGKQAWEVMLSLFLQVNRRDLWTQAQDEIRNKLNPYKSHMREKFRRIWEKETCLQVPDDLYRGSVRKEYEQLLGAYLAEEAEETTSGTVVVHGLGGAGKTTFLRKVMLEWAEGNLWKERFTFVFFLNIYEMNNITDTSLVQILARDWPESSEPIEDVFSQPQRILFVMDGFEELKFYLDLNNPCTDWRQQQPTPVVLGNLLRKKMLPESSLLVALGTTAMRKYFYILQYPQYIVLQHLSSHARKLYFSYFFGEKHQATRAFSFVRGQTKLFLLCQYPLWCWLVCSCLKWQLERGEELSIITHSSTALYASCMASVLQSGFKDLTPRQVRARLKALCTLAAEGIWTDTFVFQLEDLQRNGLSETDTSTWVGMGLLRRNEDQVTFTHICIQGFFAALWYLLIWPHNQPHPTIRSVARVVEATMTLAPSYLQQTGLFLFGLSSKNMTLALQTAFGVSLSKEIQPEIAESLRSLSQAVDSQALVRFNELFHSLCETQEEGFIAQMMSFFRDIDIYINHTDDLIVSALCLKHSHNLQQLHLTVEQVFSDDLSQCLSPHSTSQKLTNWRDLCSVFTASEDFQVLDMENCVFDNASHAVLWKALAQPTCRLQKLVYNYAPNIGNGVDFFKAILHNGHLTYVNLHGTNLSREEIKKLCETLKHPLCNIEELMLGKCDINKESCADIASFLVCNKKLKLLSLVENPLMDEGALVLCNTLKNPACTLEKLLLKFCCLTAATCDCISEVLLYNKSLSLLDLGSNILEDEGVARFFKILRYPSCVLQELWLTSCYITAVCCEDLSALIISNTHLKTLKLKDNKIEDAGVKQLCEALKHPNCKLERLGLEMCELTMACCEDLASVLTLSKSLKSLNLDWNNLGHDGVVILCEALSHPDCVLELLGLDRYAFEEETELLLKAVKEKKPQLSILHQPWETEEGKMQGVLI, encoded by the exons ATGGCTGAGTCGTTCTTTTCTGACTTTGGCTTGTTGTGGTACCTCAAGGAGCTCAGAAAGGAAGAGTTCTGGAAGTTTAAGGAGCTCCTCAAGCAAGAACCTCTGAAACTCAATCTCAACCCCATCCCGTGGCCTGATCTGAAGAAGGCCTCAAAAGAAGACATAGCAGCGTTGCTGGACAAGCACTACCCAGGCAAGCAGGCGTGGGAGGTCATGCTGAGCCTGTTCCTGCAGGTCAATCGAAGAGACCTCTGGACCCAGGCTCAGGATGAGATCAGAA ATAAGCTCAACCCATATAAAAGTCACATGAGGGAAAAATTCCGTCGCATATGGGAGAAGGAAACCTGCCTTCAGGTGCCCGATGACTTGTATAGGGGCTCCGTAAGGAAGGAATACGAACAACTGCTCGGTGCATACCTGGCCGAGGAGGCTGAGGAGACCACCTCAGGCACCGTGGTCGTGCACGGCCTGGGAGGAGCTGGCAAAACCACCTTTCTGAGAAAAGTGATGTTGGAATGGGCAGAGGGAAACTTATGGAAGGAACGGTTCACGTTTGTCTTCTTCCTCAACATTTATGAAATGAACAATATCACAGACACGAGCTTGGTGCAGATCCTCGCCAGGGATTGGCCCGAGTCTTCCGAGCCCATCGAAGATGTCTTCTCCCAGCCGCAGAGAATCCTGTTCGTGATGGATGGCTTCGAGGAGCTAAAATTTTACCTGGACCTTAACAACCCGTGCACTGACTGGAGGCAGCAACAGCCGACACCCGTGGTCCTGGGCAATCTGCTGCGCAAAAAGATGCTTCCGGAGTCTTCTCTGCTGGTGGCCTTGGGGACGACggctatgagaaaatatttttacatattgcaGTATCCGCAATACATAGTCCTACAACATCTCTCTTCACACGCAAGGAAACTGTATTTCTCCTACTTCTTCGGGGAGAAGCATCAAGCCACCAGAGCCTTCAGTTTCGTGAGAGGCCAAACCAAGCTATTCCTGTTATGCCAGTaccccctctggtgctggctggTGTGTTCGTGCCTGAAGTGGcagctggagagaggagaagaactCAGCATCATCACCCACAGCAGCACTGCATTGTATGCCTCCTGCATGGCCAGTGTGCTCCAATCAGGGTTTAAGGACTTAACGCCGCGGCAGGTCAGGGCCAGGCTCAAAGCCTTGTGCACCCTGGCTGCAGAAGGCATCTGGACGGACACGTTTGTGTTTCAACTTGAGGATCTCCAGAGGAACGGGCTCTCGGAAACTGACACCTCGACGTGGGTAGGCATGGGACTTCTGCGAAGGAACGAGGACCAGGTCACCTTCACCCACATATGCATTCAGGGGTTTTTTGCTGCCCTGTGGTATTTGCTGATATGGCCCCATAACCAGCCTCACCCGACCATCAGAAGTGTGGCCCGGGTCGTGGAAGCGACGATGACGCTCGCCCCATCCTACCTGCAGCAGACGGGGCTCTTCCTGTTTGGGTTATCTTCCAAAAACATGACCTTGGCATTACAGACAGCCTTTGGTGTGTCACTGTCCAAGGAGATCCAGCCGGAAATAGCCGAGAGCCTTCGGAGTTTGAGTCAGGCCGTGGACAGTCAGGCCCTGGTGAGATTTAATGAGCTGTTCCACAGTTTATGTGAGACCCAGGAAGAAGGATTTATAGCACAAATGATGAGTTTCTTCCGAGACATTGACATTTACATCAACCACACGGACGATTTGATAGTATCTGCCTTGTGCCTCAAACATTCCCACAATTTGCAGCAACTTCACCTGACTGTAGAACAAGTGTTTTCAGACGACC TCTCACAGTGTCTGTCCCCTCACAGTACCAGCCAGAAACTGACCAACTGGCGGGACCTCTGCTCAGTGTTCACCGCCAGCGAGGACTTTCAGGTGCTGGACATGGAGAACTGCGTTTTCGACAACGCCTCCCACGCGGTCCTCTGGAAAGCACTCGCTCAGCCCACTTGCAGACTTCAAAAGTTGGT GTATAATTATGCTCCTAACATTGGAAATGGTGTCGACTTCTTTAAGGCCATTCTGCATAATGGTCACCTGACTTACGTGAACCTGCATGGCACCAACCTGTCCCGTGAGGAAATCAAGAAGCTGTGTGAGACACTGAAACACCCCCTGTGCAACATAGAAGAGCTGAT GTTGGGGAAGTGTGACATCAACAAGGAAAGCTGCGCAGATATTGCCTCCTTCCTGGTCTGCAACAAGAAGCTGAAGTTGCTCTCCTTGGTAGAGAACCCCTTGATGGACGAGGGCGCCCTGGTGCTGTGTAACACCCTGAAGAACCCAGCCTGCACGCTGGAGAAGCTGCT ATTGAAGTTCTGTTGCCTCACTGCTGCCACCTGTGACTGCATCTCCGAAGTCCTTTTGTACAACAAATCCCTGTCCCTTCTGGACCTGGGGTCCAATATCCTGGAAGACGAGGGAGTGGCACGTTTCTTTAAAATACTGAGGTACCCAAGCTGCGTCTTACAGGAGCTGTG GTTGACAAGCTGTTACATCACCGCTGTTTGCTGTGAGGACCTCTCTGCTCTTATTATTAGCAACACCCACCTGAAAACCCTGAAACTGAAGGACAATAAAATAGAAGATGCTGGTGTCAAACAGTTATGCGAGGCTTTGAAGCACCCTAACTGTAAACTGGAGAGACTTGG GCTGGAAATGTGCGAGCTCACTATGGCCTGTTGTGAGGACCTGGCCTCAGTGCTCACTCTCAGCAAATCGCTGAAGAGCCTGAACCTGGACTGGAATAACCTGGGCCACGATGG